In the Balaenoptera acutorostrata chromosome 16, mBalAcu1.1, whole genome shotgun sequence genome, TGGAATATAATTTGTATATCCAGGAAGGACTGAGTCCTCATCACTGAAATGTAATGTAAGTCAGACTAAATATATTAGGATGAATAAGTATGTTGTTCTTATGAGATTATTTAATACTCTGAGGTGTCCTTTGATACTCAATTAATTAATCTCTCAGGATTAACCTTTGTAGATTTGATATTACTTATGTGAGCAGGAGAGAGGCTAGATTTAATTAAGCCTGAAGATATAAGTCCCTATTTAAGTAATGAAAATGTGAAGGATGGAAGGGAAAATGGAACTGACTTCCTCAAGAATTGGAGTTTACCAGGTTGTGAGTTCCAGGCTTGCTAATTTTTTgtatgaccccccccccccaaatacaatataatttcttttcttgtcatgAGTAATCCTCCTTCCAACAAACACCTACAGTATTGCTCTACCTACCATCCCAACCCCCCAGTAAGTAGGTGTAAGATGGTCTGACAATGCCATCTGGTGGCCACCTAGGAAACTATATGAACTAATCTCTGTCATTGGACCTCCAACCTGGGTTGGTACAATATCCTGGAAGCCAGGTCCAGGCTTGGGAACAAGCAGTTTATGCCTGTGGCTACAggcaaagggagaaaataatcaaAGTCCAATCCCTGGCAAAGGCTGCCTGGGGAATCTGGGAAGGAGCCCAAAGGCTCCATTCACAGGAGTTGATAGAGAGCAAGGACTAGGTCCAAAAAGAGAGGTTTGCAAAGGAGTTCCAGCAGGAAAAACTTGGAGAGAGCTCCTGAACCAAAGCAAAGAAggggagtttgttttttttttgggttgGGGGAAGCTCTGCATTCAGCCTCAGGGCAGGGAGGAGCTTAATTGTGAGCACACAGTCAGTTCTAACACCTTTCTTCAGGGCTTTCctcatctatcttttttttttttttttccttaaatttttttttttttccccatagcttAAAACTCAGATAATTTGACAATTCCACATAAGGTCGAGGCTACTtcactcttcccttctctctatctttcccctcttcttcccttgctccctccttcccacttccttttctcttttcccttccttttcagcTCTTATTCTTGATTTCTCAGGAGACCCTCCCTCTTTCTCATCCTTCATTCTATCCAGGAACCAAAACATAATCCTATTTACAGCTGAAAAACCTAGAGATAGTGCTTGTGGGTCAGCTTTATCAAGGACAAGGGAAGGCAGAGGTGAAATGAAGAACTGGTACCACTAGCGCCTGCATCCTTGGGAGGAGGGATCAGAAGTCCCTTCAACATTACCACGAGGCTCAGTCCTCCCATTCACCCCCTGCATGATTTCCCCATGTGCCTGTATTCacgatttttgtttcttttgttcactGCCATATTCCCAACATTTAAAACGGCATCTGGCATATAGAAGGAACTCTATTGATATTTGTTGAAGGATAGAATGAATATTCACACTGAATAAGCAAATctggcttattctttttttactgtATTTCAATTTTGCCTTGTTGTAAGTGTTGCAGTGATGCTAATTTTCATTGTGAAAGCATGATTTGTGACTTCTGTGAAATAATTCAAACGTAACATGTGAGGCTATTTCTatcacaaaaataattattttttaaattccaaaccACCAAGTGACCtactttcagaaaataatttttcatgtttcaCGAGTGTATCTTTTATGTacataaatgaagtagaaaaccAACAAAATGGCTGGCTTTTACCTATCTTAGCTTCTCAAGTGCTCTTTGAATCCTCCCTCAAATAGAAGCTAAGACTATTaaatacagaggagaaaacaaattTGGAAAGCTGAAAACTACCAAGCATTTGACAGAACATCTTGCTAACTATGTTTTCTCTGTTTGCTGAGTCTCTTTTGCATTATAAATCCTTGAtaacagagacagagaaatatttattctctaTATAGAACTAAGCACAGAATTTGCCtaatatttttcagaattatGCCCTTCCTTGTGATCCTCCTTAGAACTGGAGAGACGAGACaggctgtttttattttacagattgtTCCTTGGACATTATTCTTGCGTGAGAATTTTCTGGGGATAAAAAAATGATCACTTGGTACTTTCCATTCCAAAACCCTAGGATTTCCTAAATATCTCACAGCTCTCTGTGATCGTAAAGAAGTGCTTTCATTTCAGTGCAAAGGGGAagtgaaaatgaattcagagctGGCCTGAATTAAGACCACAGAGGAGATCAATGGGTGTGTAATATCTGAGTGTGGTAGAGCTTGGCTAACTCGTGAGGATGCATCACAACATCCCATCAGGCTTGACATTTTGTTCCTGGCTGATTTCAGTGGCAGTGGTCATGGGGAGGGAAGGCATATGTTGAATCTATAGTTCATTGACTACACAGACTGTGAGAAGCTACAAGGTATGAAAAGAGCATAGACTAGCATTACAGGCAGAGGGCTGTTCGGCTGAATGCTGGCAGTGCCTTTGGCTGACTGTGTGACCTGGAAAAAAATAGGTAACCTCTCAGAGTCTTAGTTTACCTttctatgaaatgggaataatgattcCTACCTGGAAGGGCTGTGTGAAGAAGGGAGCTACTAGGTACACAGCCTATTCCCTGGCTGGTGGTACTCCCCAGTTGATCTGCTGTGATCACTGCAGTCACGTgttctctttccatttctctcccaGGTACCTTGGGATCACGAGGCCGCTGACGTACCCTGTGAGACAGAATGGGAAGTGCATGGCCAAGATGATCCTCTCTGTCTGGCTTCTGTCCGCCTCCATCACTTTACCACCACTCTTCGGCTGGGCTCAGAACGTAAATGATGACAAGGTGTGCTTGATCAGCCAGGATTTTGGCTACACCATCTACTCCACCGCAGTGGCATTTTATATCCCCATGTCCGTCATGCTTTTCATGTACTACCAGATTTACAAGGCCGCCAGGAAGAGCGCCGCCAAACACAAGTTCCACGGCTTCCCGCGTCCCAAGGAGCCCGACAGCGTCGTCTCCCTGAACGGCATGGTGAAGCTCCAGAAGGAGGTGGAGGAGTGTGCAAACCTTTCGAGATTCCTCAAACATGAACGGAAAAACATCTCCATCTTTAAGAGGGAACAGAAAGCAGCCACCACCTTGGGGATCATCGTCGGGGCCTTCACTGTGTGCTGGCtgccatttttccttctctcGACGGCCAGACCCTTCATCTGCGGCACCGCGTGCAGTTGCATCCCGCTGTGGGTGGAGAGGACATTTCTGTGGCTGGGCTATGCAAACTCTCTCATTAACCCCTTTATATATGCCTTCTTCAACCGGGACCTGAGGACCACCTACCGCAGCCTGCTCCAGTGCCAGTACCGGAATATCAACCGGAAGCTCTCGGCTGCAGGCATGCACGAGGCCCTGAAGCTTGCCGAGAGGCCTGAGAGACCTGAGCTTGTGCTGTAAGGTCATTTATCACTGTTTTCCTTCTATCCCCCCAACCCTTATATGGGACTCCTTTTTGAAGCACATCGTAGAAAGCTTCCAGAATCAGTAGCGAGCTTATTTTCTACTAAGCGTATCAGATTTGAATTTAGAATACTGTAGACTCTAGTCTTCCACCCAATAGAATTCCAAAAGCCAAAGATAGGGTTTTAGTTGGATTGGAAGAAGAGACTGATTCACTGATGAATTGCAACTGATGT is a window encoding:
- the HTR7 gene encoding 5-hydroxytryptamine receptor 7 isoform X2 gives rise to the protein MMDVNSSGRPDLYGHLRSFLLPEVGRGLPDLSPDGAGPVAGSWAPHLLHGVPEVTASPVPTLDALPDNASGCGEQINYGRAEKVVIGSILTLITLLTIAGNCLVVISVCFVKKLRQPSNYLIVSLALADLSVAVAVMPFVSVTDLIGGKWIFGHFFCNVFIAMDVMCCTASIMTLCVISIDRYLGITRPLTYPVRQNGKCMAKMILSVWLLSASITLPPLFGWAQNVNDDKVCLISQDFGYTIYSTAVAFYIPMSVMLFMYYQIYKAARKSAAKHKFHGFPRPKEPDSVVSLNGMVKLQKEVEECANLSRFLKHERKNISIFKREQKAATTLGIIVGAFTVCWLPFFLLSTARPFICGTACSCIPLWVERTFLWLGYANSLINPFIYAFFNRDLRTTYRSLLQCQYRNINRKLSAAGMHEALKLAERPERPELVLSTD
- the HTR7 gene encoding 5-hydroxytryptamine receptor 7 isoform X3 — encoded protein: MMDVNSSGRPDLYGHLRSFLLPEVGRGLPDLSPDGAGPVAGSWAPHLLHGVPEVTASPVPTLDALPDNASGCGEQINYGRAEKVVIGSILTLITLLTIAGNCLVVISVCFVKKLRQPSNYLIVSLALADLSVAVAVMPFVSVTDLIGGKWIFGHFFCNVFIAMDVMCCTASIMTLCVISIDRYLGITRPLTYPVRQNGKCMAKMILSVWLLSASITLPPLFGWAQNVNDDKVCLISQDFGYTIYSTAVAFYIPMSVMLFMYYQIYKAARKSAAKHKFHGFPRPKEPDSVVSLNGMVKLQKEVEECANLSRFLKHERKNISIFKREQKAATTLGIIVGAFTVCWLPFFLLSTARPFICGTACSCIPLWVERTFLWLGYANSLINPFIYAFFNRDLRTTYRSLLQCQYRNINRKLSAAGMHEALKLAERPERPELVL
- the HTR7 gene encoding 5-hydroxytryptamine receptor 7 isoform X4, translated to MMDVNSSGRPDLYGHLRSFLLPEVGRGLPDLSPDGAGPVAGSWAPHLLHGVPEVTASPVPTLDALPDNASGCGEQINYGRAEKVVIGSILTLITLLTIAGNCLVVISVCFVKKLRQPSNYLIVSLALADLSVAVAVMPFVSVTDLIGGKWIFGHFFCNVFIAMDVMCCTASIMTLCVISIDRYLGITRPLTYPVRQNGKCMAKMILSVWLLSASITLPPLFGWAQNVNDDKVCLISQDFGYTIYSTAVAFYIPMSVMLFMYYQIYKAARKSAAKHKFHGFPRPKEPDSVVSLNGMVKLQKEVEECANLSRFLKHERKNISIFKREQKAATTLGIIVGAFTVCWLPFFLLSTARPFICGTACSCIPLWVERTFLWLGYANSLINPFIYAFFNRDLRTTYRSLLQCQYRNINRKLSAAGMHEALKLAERPERPELVLQNSDYRRKKSHS
- the HTR7 gene encoding 5-hydroxytryptamine receptor 7 isoform X1, translating into MMDVNSSGRPDLYGHLRSFLLPEVGRGLPDLSPDGAGPVAGSWAPHLLHGVPEVTASPVPTLDALPDNASGCGEQINYGRAEKVVIGSILTLITLLTIAGNCLVVISVCFVKKLRQPSNYLIVSLALADLSVAVAVMPFVSVTDLIGGKWIFGHFFCNVFIAMDVMCCTASIMTLCVISIDRYLGITRPLTYPVRQNGKCMAKMILSVWLLSASITLPPLFGWAQNVNDDKVCLISQDFGYTIYSTAVAFYIPMSVMLFMYYQIYKAARKSAAKHKFHGFPRPKEPDSVVSLNGMVKLQKEVEECANLSRFLKHERKNISIFKREQKAATTLGIIVGAFTVCWLPFFLLSTARPFICGTACSCIPLWVERTFLWLGYANSLINPFIYAFFNRDLRTTYRSLLQCQYRNINRKLSAAGMHEALKLAERPERPELVLMKEAETSP